A DNA window from Turicibacter sp. TJ11 contains the following coding sequences:
- a CDS encoding N-acetylmuramoyl-L-alanine amidase encodes MKRYNNSRYRHRPQKRKKRIRINKVRFTIFIFCCSAILFLAGFGIKALLTDRVDLTISMTDDLNPVEGESLYRVLLSWEPLEVDDYKEVQITVDEKEYKLTPSSTQFEVDLTEPEQSYEITFKAKKKGLVFSRQLKKVVKTFEDNQILSQDVSNFEIDKDQLSFEHLIQKNSDLSFKSKSISYEAIDVINNIHSEATIEVLEEDSEKLRQKVIIPFSQFEESPTISINMKTEINDIILLTPVKDMNLEVDQLKTESYRVVFEGSQLLLVNDNIEHYEYKSHDFYAESLYVNLNSETENATYQLTDLSGDLIKDERYNSQDHSGINLVDLSPGQYFIQFNQLPVYVSESLNEVWYTVTRNKESNQITLQSKNGQLSLKVEKVQELPEDVYDILIDPGHGGLDGGTVAKDLTEAEEVLKISTYIASRLEEHGLKVKLTRTEDVDPAGPGNFDYGKSAFFDEGRVEQVYRYQTKYMLSSHLNSFDGSLEGFEVYSSVFVNNDWASRVSQALIEAGQKARDSEKSEFRVSEGSYKKYYLCTGTSYDIDYGCTSDYMDYLYIIRETGGKVSQASTLVEYNDKYQDIPNYGSETLLIEYAYLDNSNDYSKWINNWKSYGEAVVKATVDYLGIEYKK; translated from the coding sequence ATGAAAAGATATAATAATAGCCGTTACAGGCATCGTCCACAAAAACGTAAAAAGCGAATCAGAATTAATAAAGTGCGATTTACAATCTTTATTTTTTGCTGTTCAGCTATTCTTTTCTTAGCGGGATTTGGGATTAAAGCATTACTGACAGATCGTGTAGATTTAACAATTAGTATGACCGATGATTTAAATCCTGTTGAAGGTGAGAGCTTATACCGAGTGTTACTCTCTTGGGAACCATTAGAAGTAGATGACTATAAAGAAGTTCAAATTACCGTTGATGAAAAGGAATATAAATTAACACCAAGTTCAACTCAATTTGAAGTCGATCTAACGGAACCTGAGCAGAGTTATGAAATTACGTTTAAAGCTAAGAAAAAAGGATTAGTTTTTTCACGCCAACTTAAAAAAGTAGTAAAGACGTTTGAAGATAATCAAATACTTTCTCAGGACGTCTCTAATTTTGAAATTGATAAGGATCAATTATCATTTGAGCATCTCATTCAAAAAAATTCAGATCTTTCGTTTAAATCAAAATCAATTTCCTATGAAGCTATTGATGTCATCAATAATATTCACTCTGAGGCAACCATTGAGGTTCTTGAAGAGGATTCAGAAAAGCTTAGGCAAAAAGTTATTATTCCATTTAGTCAATTTGAAGAAAGTCCAACGATTTCAATTAATATGAAAACAGAGATTAATGATATTATCTTATTAACACCTGTTAAAGATATGAATTTAGAGGTTGATCAACTGAAGACAGAATCGTATCGTGTTGTATTTGAAGGAAGCCAGCTATTATTGGTTAACGACAATATCGAACATTATGAGTATAAAAGTCATGATTTTTATGCAGAATCGCTTTATGTTAATCTGAATTCTGAGACTGAGAATGCAACGTATCAATTAACTGATTTATCTGGTGATTTAATTAAGGATGAACGATATAATTCTCAAGATCATTCAGGAATTAACTTAGTAGACTTATCCCCAGGACAATATTTTATTCAATTTAATCAACTTCCAGTGTATGTATCCGAGTCTTTAAATGAGGTGTGGTACACTGTTACGAGAAACAAAGAGTCTAACCAAATAACACTTCAATCAAAAAATGGACAGCTCTCTTTAAAAGTGGAAAAAGTGCAGGAGCTACCAGAAGATGTTTATGATATTTTAATCGATCCCGGACATGGGGGATTAGATGGGGGAACGGTTGCGAAAGACTTAACAGAAGCCGAAGAAGTTTTAAAAATATCAACATATATTGCAAGTCGTCTAGAGGAACACGGATTAAAAGTTAAATTAACAAGAACAGAAGATGTTGATCCAGCTGGTCCAGGTAATTTTGATTATGGAAAATCAGCATTTTTTGACGAAGGACGTGTCGAGCAGGTTTATCGTTATCAAACGAAATATATGTTATCGAGTCATTTGAATTCTTTTGATGGCTCACTTGAAGGGTTTGAAGTCTATAGCTCTGTTTTTGTCAATAATGATTGGGCTTCAAGAGTTTCACAAGCTCTCATTGAAGCGGGACAAAAAGCTCGTGACTCGGAAAAAAGTGAATTTAGAGTCTCAGAAGGTTCATATAAGAAATATTATTTATGCACAGGAACAAGCTATGATATTGATTATGGATGTACAAGTGATTATATGGATTATTTGTATATTATTCGAGAAACGGGTGGAAAGGTTTCGCAGGCATCCACTTTAGTTGAGTATAACGACAAATATCAAGACATTCCTAACTACGGATCAGAAACGCTTTTAATTGAATATGCTTATTTAGATAATAGTAATGACTATAGTAAGTGGATTAATAATTGGAAATCTTATGGAGAAGCCGTTGTTAAAGCAACAGTAGACTATTTAGGAATTGAGTATAAAAAGTAA